The following proteins are co-located in the Macadamia integrifolia cultivar HAES 741 chromosome 3, SCU_Mint_v3, whole genome shotgun sequence genome:
- the LOC122072982 gene encoding uncharacterized protein LOC122072982 gives MGWAESDKMSCRKHPKHRQTPGVCSYCLREKLTKLSSASNSSGTGMEGSSCSSSLSSSPYSSGATSSYSSPFHDRFSSFDGRGGVGYGLFLKSRSLVSFVPRMRKRSRNAVEATDDGKNKKVGFWSKLLSSTGKKTKKMLLHSKTMR, from the coding sequence ATGGGTTGGGCTGAATCGGATAAGATGAGTTGCAGGAAGCATCCCAAGCACAGACAAACCCCAGGTGTTTGCTCTTATTGTCTGAGAGAGAAGCTCACCAAGCTCTCTTCTGCAAGTAACAGTAGTGGTACAGGAATGGAGGGTTCTTCCTGTTCTtcatctttatcttcttctccttattcTTCTGGTGCAacttcatcttattcttctccatttcATGATCGTTTCTCTTCTTTTGATGGAAGAGGAGGAGTAGGTTATGGTCTGTTCTTGAAGAGTCGATCTCTGGTTTCATTTGTCCCTAgaatgagaaagagaagcagaaatGCAGTGGAGGCTACGGATGATGGGAAGAATAAGAAAGTAGGGTTTTGGTCTAAACTGCTAAGTTCCACAGGGAAGAAGACCAAGAAGATGTTGTTGCACTCCAAGACTATGAGATAA
- the LOC122072943 gene encoding protein FAR1-RELATED SEQUENCE 5-like translates to MEADIIQASSKENNGGDENIPNDSIGLVGGEVVGEGDNSKAVEMDEELDDETDEEVVDEVEKESYVDAGSNEGGNTGNGELTTPNPSSRVPYVGLEFTNEDQAFQFYDEYARLTGFGIRKQKLYRSRTKKIDGKGELLSRLYVCHKAGFKQKNDKRQRGKVVKQRPEVRVGCEALMRIKAIPSGFVVDKFVESHNHELVAEEDTFTLRSHEGCSAAVKVMVEHLINAGLSPTQIFDAVGEALRVHANVVDIPKNDSLLISEDNYPSCSCGRGLMRPVLVMVPGWPGQRQILVCPITSDKGVACSDVLPWNPMKWHKNINGGSDAKVDYLQTP, encoded by the exons ATGGAGGCTGATATTATACAAGCATCAAGCAAGGAAAATAATGGAGGTGATGAGAATATTCCAAATGACAGCATTGGGTTAGTAGGTGGGGAAGTAGTAGGTGAGGGTGATAATTCTAAGGCTGTTGAAATGGATGAGGAATTAGATGACGaaacagatgaagaggtggtaGATGAAGTAGAAAAGGAATCATATGTAGATGCAGGTAGTAATGAGGGTGGCAATACTGGTAATGGTGAACTTACaacacccaatccttcctcaagGGTTCCTTATGTTGGTTTGGAGTTTACCAATGAGGATCAGGCCTTCCAGTTCTACGATGAGTATGCGAGGTTGACGGGCTTTGGTATTAGGAAGCAGAAGCTATACCGATCAAGAACAAAGAAGATTGATGGTAAAGGAGAACTCCTATCACGGTTGTATGTGTGCCACAAAGCAGGTTTTAAGCAGAAGAACGACAAACGACAGAGAGGAAAAGTAGTGAAGCAACGGCCGGAGGTCAGAGTTGGATGTGAGGCACTGATGCGGATTAAAGCAATTCCTAGTGGTTTCGTTGTGGACAAATTTGTAGAAAGCCACAACCATGAACTCGTCGCCGAGGAGGACACATTCACACTGAGGTCACATGAAGGATGTAGTGCTGCTGTGAAGGTAATGGTTGAGCACCTCATTAATGCAGGACTGAGCCCAACCCAAATATTTGATGCCGTAGGGGAGGCCCTTCGTGTACATGCTAACGTTGTG GATATTCCGAAAAACGACAGCTTACTTATTTCTGAGGACAATTACCCAAGCTGTTCATGTGGTCGAGGGTTAATGCGACCTGTGCTGGTCATGGTACCTGGGTGGCCTGGTCAAAGACAAATCTTAGTTTGCCCAATCACCAGT GATAAAGGTGTCGCTTGCTCTGATGTGTTACCTTGGAATCCTATGAAATGGCACAAGAATATCAACGGTGGTAGCGATGCAAAGGTGGATTACTTGCAAACACCGTAA